The genomic region tagtttgcattggcaagctttgaatagagtacttaggtacttaaaaaaactattaactatggattgtgttataatggatatcctccggttttagaagggtattcggatgctagttggattacaagtttggaagatcatgcatctactagtggatggatcttcattcttggtggaggagtcatttcttggggttccaagaaacaaacatgtattcTCGATTCCACCATGGCgagaatttattgcattagcaTTGCATCTAAAGAAGcgaatggttaagaaatttgctttatgatgtacctttatggcctaagccaatttcacctatttctatccattgtgatagtgaggctactctagcaaagacatatagccaagtatataatggaaagtctagacacattggattaagacatagttatgtccgacaattaatctctgatggagtgatcactattaattatgtgaggtcaaatgaaaatttggtagatcctttgacaaaaagtcttgctaaagatgcagtaaaaaggacctcaaaagggatgggactcaagcctattaattagagtcacccatgatggaaactcgactcaacgcttggtataacgtcaagtcttgagttcaatgagacaaagtacatcattagtatgtgactgttagcactataaataaattcatcctaagattaaagtgctaggtactcgtaatgataagggaaggatgagtaatatactcttaatggacccataacataaatatgttagagtgttataattatggGAACACTTttgatgggatctacctatgtgagtggaagtgtggccgCTTCTAGGAGCTTAAGGGCTTGGCTCGACAAAGactcatgaaaagaggacatagacacatggccataatagtgtccctagatactaAGCATTGgtgatgttgaaatcattgtgtgagatgtgttcattaatcaaatggaatagttggttcaaagcttagtctaccatgcaatttcgattaactttaacatgtttttcactaagtgaaggttcaatcgtaagacacctttatttatgcaaattgatttccaagaatatcaaaatctaaatattttgaaaatggggagattgttagaacattttcaaatatttatagtatcccaataactataaatgaatggtgtaattaatcaaaagataaatcttttggtcattggtcaaaagttatatcatttgatttttaaaaagaattataattattcaaaaatattatttgaatagttacaaaattaaatgaataattattattatatatttattcataaagacacatattgaaagatgtctctatgaagagacaagaaaattcctataaataggaatgggttttcatttggaaatatatcaacaaattctaatattatttcttctcttccttcattttctaatattattagattattctataaagtattactgcagaaatcctttgtagaaattgagtttttgttacacattactcagtgcatagtggactattctcgtcagtgcaaaacgcaaatagtcattggcttcattgtatcctcgatgttaatttgcttggaactcgtttgcacactgaagataagttggggcgaatataaccttaaagatagtggcttgatacacgccttggagccttgttctatttcttctttttcttttcgagttccgatcgtgtgttcgagattttccttaccGGAGTTTTGTAATAACAAAATGTAGCATTCATATCTCATATCCATAGAGAGAGTGAGGTGGGGAGAGCCATAACCGCTGTTGTCACTTTCACATGTCacagaatttttaaatatattatatacctTATTCATTGTTCTAATTTTCCCTTATCcatttattccttttatttgtttattttgggatGAGAAATGATAATATAGGAAAAGAACCACTGTGACTCTTGGAGCGATTAGAGTGCCGAAAGCATTGGTATGCTCTGTGTCCTGGCTTGCTGCATACATAACAACTCATTGGGTTGTTCGACTTTTGATTCCTTCTCGGTTTCTTGAATTTAGCAAGCTTCTTGGATTGAACCTGTTAAGTTTAGGACCAGAAGAAGATTCCACGAGGTTAGCCTTAAACCTgtctaaatctattttttagcCTTGTacttttatctaaattttattatattccgaaaacatatttaaatttgggTAATAATAGAATTCTTGAACAAATCTATTCGAATTGCAATTGAATAATGATAATGattcatttatcatttaattatatttttatttttttgaataatctcattataagttctgatcatatctgATCTTTTTAAGATATTGCCTATAACTACCCACagcccctccccaacccatacATAGGAGAATAATGTGCACTCGAACCCTcatcctcctacattgacaaaAATACCaatgccaatcgagttaagacttaatcaacatttatcatttaaatttaaatttaaatataacaacatattttttttgGATACGACGATgtgtaagaaattaaaaaatatttattatataaatttaaatataaattattaccTTCAACTATAATATTAGTtgcaacttaaaaataattgaccgttgattgatatatttttacctaaattaatatattcttATTTTGATTACTTGTGTGGTTTATTAGCGACGCATCTTTGAAGTCAAACAATCAAATTGAAcacttttaatataattcaagttcCCTTAAAGATGGAGTCATAAAAGAAGTTTGATAGCAGAGAGATCTCACTCATTACATGTATAATTAATAACCTTTTACTTCACTATTTTAATGGAAAGAAGTGGTTATAATTGAAGAAGTCTTATTAAATATACACATTGAGAGagcatcttatttatttataaaacaataattttattgaatgcaaAATGTTTACATATGTGGTTATCTTTTTATTTGCCTATTTTCAAGTTTGGCATACTCtacaagaaaaatattgaaCTATCTGTTGTGGGATTATTAAGAtgaattaaaacccaaaacataaaaaccaattaatttagaaattgaaGATTTGAATATTGATTTCTTGCGGATAGATaatatattagtcttttaatcaatttgttcattttcaattaggctaatgacatgtttaggttcatttattgatataagttgtcttttcgtattatgatccgaccatgtaatactgcttattattagttaaaggtTAGATAACCATTGAGCCAATATTtacttccattttgctttgtgcaaaaaccattgaggacaatatacaaagggtattgatgtaattaatgaatattatCATTAAACCAACATGTTCGAAAAATGAAACCCAAACCTAGACCCTGAACTCgaactttaaaccctaaaacctaagTTCAAGGTTAGAGGTTCAGGGTTTGAGCCTTGAGGTTTAGGGTTCAAGATTCTGGGCTCGAGCCTCAACGTTCAAGATTCTGGGTTCCGGGTTCAGggtaaaatatttctaaaattatgtgttaattacatggaaaaaaattgttgaaatgtcattaaataattggaaaagGACCATGGATGATGTGGTGGAAAAGATCCATAAAATAGTTTTTGAGCTCTCAAAGTAGTCCGGACTCATTCAAACCTAATTTAAACTCTAGGTAGGTAGGTTTACATACCTCTTAAGTCACTCTTAATttagaaattgaataaattgatcactctaaaaaaaaagaagtgaaaaaaaaatttaacattcgTGTTTCttgcataaaattaattttttttctttttattactgcATAGgataattttgacaaaaatcaTTACCACCATCATTAATTATACTTATTTGTTGAGTTTcaaaattaacatgaattaattacTTTTAGCATTCATATCTCATATCCATAGAGAGAGTGAGGTGGGGAGAGCCAGAACCGCTGTGGTCACTTTCACATGTCacagaaattttaaatatattatatacctTATTCATTGTTCTAATTTTCCCTTATCcatttattccttttatttgtttattttgggatGAGAAATGATAATATAGGAAAAGAACCACTGTGAAACACACAAAGGATAAGTGGATAAGAATTCCCCAATACCCCAAAATAGGATTTGGTCTCAATTTCTCACCTCCAAATGCTCATCCACTTAAACTTGTGATTtccatataatttaatataaatatatattcttacatgttttaatatgtatcccatttttttaatataaaaccttttttttttctgatattTTTCATTGCCAATCAGTCCCTTATTAATAAGTAGAGTATTTCCATAACTGGTTTAATTCCCTTCATGCACTGTGCTCCATAGTCTTGGAACCTAAGGGTATGCCTTTTCTCTACCTTATTTCATTGTCTTTTGGCCATGTTGGTTTAGACAGTAGACTAAAATATATACACTTTCTATGATTCTGCTGCATTATTCAATTTTACACTACATTTCCCCATGTTTATGTTTTGCTATGTTAGCTAAATTCAAGTTTAAGTCTCTGATATTGGTGTGTTtgacatataaactttatcccgAGTTCTgggatgattttttttctatatccATATTCGAACAAATGAATTTGGCTCAGTAgtttgtatttatgtttttctattgaatattttgggttaaatatcttttgttcttgttcttttatctcaatttatgttatttaaattgaagttgaatgttaaaatatgaGTATGTATCTAGAACGAATATATCTAATGTATTTGAAGTATCctataatatattcaatattGAATGAAGATgcttaaagaaaaaataaaagttttgggagttaattttcatgttaaaCATGGAGTTAAAAGTGGTAGGCACTGAGAATTGTAAACGTATTGAAAAATGGTAGCAAATGGCTCCCCAagtcaatttcttaatttcaaaGGTTAGAGCCTCActtattttaattggttttgtaTCTTACATATCTTATCGAgtcaattttagtaaaaatttatGCTAATACGAATCAAAAGAGtttctatttttgataatttaaaggaatttttaaatatattaaaagaaattctaaatgcatagaaaaatttaaaatatttatatacacaatGAACCATGTCTATGTAACATAAGTTTAATTAGTTTCTTCTCATCTCTATACTTTTATGCATGCATTTGGAactttgatataattttagtattattttctaaaaatattaaaagaatacttttaaaaatattgatttaattatttaaatttttatgtaaagcTAGGTGGATAATGAGTGCAAAAAAAGACGCTCATAGTCTAGGTCTTGAAGCCCGACATTTGATTGAACTATCGTCCGTACCATTTAGTCTGGTTACATTGTTTTGGTCCCTAATCCTAACTGGTATCATTTGTTTTTTCAGACAGCAGACTCTTTTAACATTTCACCGCAAAGATGGAGATAACAAATGTGAGCGAGTATCAAGAAATTGCAAAGCAAAAGTTGCCAAAGATGGCGTATGACTACTATGCATCTGGTGCTGAGGACCAATGGACATTGCATGAGAATAGATTTGCTTTCACTAAGATACTgtgagcttttttttttcaaaacaagacCAGATCGTTCCTTTATTGCTAAATGTTTATGTCTCAATTTGTTGACTTTCTTTGTTCTTAAGGTTTCGTCCTCGTATTCTCATCGATGTAAGCAAGATAGACATGACCACGACTGTGTTGGGTTTCAAGATATCAATGCCTATCATGATTGCCCCAACTGCCTTCCAAAAAATGGCTCATCCTGAAGGTATGGAATCGgtttcattttgttatttaGTTCTTGTTTCATGGAAGCCAATTTGAGTGAGATCCCTTTCAATTTGTGTGACAGGGGAGTATGCAACAGCTAGGGCTGCATCTGCTGCTGGAACTATCATGGTTTGGCTTCTCATTCCCGATTAATTTAACCCCAATCGTCGAATGTTTTTATGCTAAAACCGATCCATAACCGATGACAGTGTTCCAATTCATTTTTAACTTGCTTGCTGATCATTTCAGACATTATCCTCATGGGCAACTTCTAGTGTTGAGGAGGTTGCTTCGACAGGACCCGGCATTCGGTTTTTCCAACTCTATGTAAGTTCAAAAATGCATACATTGGTGTCCTGTATTTGTTCATCAACTGATCTTCGATGTCGAATCTCAAGGTATACAAGGACAGGAATGTAGTTGCACAGCTCGTTAGAAGAGCCGAGAGGGCTGGTTTCAAGGCAATTGCCCTTACAGTTGATACTCCGAAACTCGGTCGCAGAGAAGCTGATATCAAGAACAGGTATTATTGTCTCGCAGTGTCTTTGAGACTGTTAAGCATTCTTCGTAATATATTCGAGTTACACTCAAAGAGTCTTATGTTTCAAAATTCCCTTGCAGGTTCACTTTACCCCCATTTTTGACATTGAAGAACTTTGAAGGTTTGGACCTTGGCAAGATGGATCAAGTGAGTAGTCCTTTCGACATTAgtgttaaaaaatatactaaTGAGATGAGCATTTGTTTCCTAAGATATTTAACTTGTTATTGGGAGCCATGCAGGCTGATGACTCGGGTCTTGCTTCGTATGTTGCCGGACAAATCGATCGTTCCCTTAGCTGGAAGGTACGTATATGCATGAGCCGATCCAGAGATTCTATTGGTTAATTTAGAATGTACATGCTATAGTTTTGATTAAAAGTGTAATAAATGAAGTATATTGGCTATGTATAGGATGTGAAATGGCTTCAAACAATCACCACATTGCCAATTCTTGTGAAGGGTGTACTCACGGCTGAAGATAGTAAGAAAGAACTCGAACCCTTCTCTGTTTCTCAGGTCCGTTTCGATAACATATACTGATTTTTTGAACTATATCTATGCTTGTCTCACAGCAAGGATAGCGGTAGAGGCTGGAGCAGCTGGTATCATCGTCTCCAACCACGGAGCTCGCCAACTAGATTATGTTCCTGCCACTATCATGGCCCTGGAAGAGGTAAACCAATGGTTTCAGACATAGGGAACACATTACCAAAAACttcatatttcacaaattattgAAACTCTCTCAGGTTGTCAAAGCTGCTCAAGGTCGGGTTCCTGTCTTCTTGGACGGTGGTGTTCGGCGTGGAACCGATGTTTTTAAAGCTTTGGCATTGGGAGCCTCTGGTATATTTGTAAGTGTATAACTGTCCTGCCCCTATAGGGGCTGCACCATGAAGCTGCAAAAGTTGATATTATACAATGGTGCAATGTTATAACAATGATGCTTGAATCTCAGATTGGGCGGCCAGTGGTGTTCTCATTGGCTGCTGAAGGAGAAGCTGGCGTGAGGAAAGTGCTTTCAATGCTGCGTGACGAGTTCGAGCTAACCATGGCATTGAGCGGTTGTCGTTCGCTCAAAGAAATCACTCGTGACCACATCGTGACAGAATGGGACAGTCCTCATCCTCGTCCGGCCCCGAGACTGTAGAGCGCTATATATTATGGGCCAGGAACTTTAGCCAAGCAAATCGCAGGATGAACTTACCCGGAGCTCAAGAGATATATATTGCATTTGCATTGCATTTATGGCATAAAATTACTGTCTGTTTTTTTCTGTGGGAACATGTTTATGTTTCATTGAGTTAAAAGGTTATGTAATGATAATGTTGGCTACTGCTGCCTTTTCACTGTATATTCTTTTCTTAAAAACGATTTGGTAATAT from Gossypium raimondii isolate GPD5lz chromosome 1, ASM2569854v1, whole genome shotgun sequence harbors:
- the LOC105775896 gene encoding glycolate oxidase 1, whose amino-acid sequence is MEITNVSEYQEIAKQKLPKMAYDYYASGAEDQWTLHENRFAFTKILFRPRILIDVSKIDMTTTVLGFKISMPIMIAPTAFQKMAHPEGEYATARAASAAGTIMTLSSWATSSVEEVASTGPGIRFFQLYVYKDRNVVAQLVRRAERAGFKAIALTVDTPKLGRREADIKNRFTLPPFLTLKNFEGLDLGKMDQADDSGLASYVAGQIDRSLSWKDVKWLQTITTLPILVKGVLTAEDTRIAVEAGAAGIIVSNHGARQLDYVPATIMALEEVVKAAQGRVPVFLDGGVRRGTDVFKALALGASGIFIGRPVVFSLAAEGEAGVRKVLSMLRDEFELTMALSGCRSLKEITRDHIVTEWDSPHPRPAPRL